In Aegilops tauschii subsp. strangulata cultivar AL8/78 chromosome 3, Aet v6.0, whole genome shotgun sequence, one genomic interval encodes:
- the LOC120962141 gene encoding probable LRR receptor-like serine/threonine-protein kinase At1g06840 — protein MWEEGPRLKMTLKLFPNNTILFNSGEVQRLRYMFTGWLIADSDIFGPYELINFDPGWYEKVLPGRTKKSLSTGAIVGIVIAAFAAAAVLSSLITLIILRRRSRQFSKKRTAKRIPMKIDGVKDFTFEELSNCTNDFSESALIGQGGYGKVYRGVLADGKVAAIKRAQEGSLQGSREFFTEIELLSRLHHRNLVSLLGYCDEEDEQMLVYEYMPNGTLRDHLSAKARESPSFPMRLRIALGSSRGILYLHTEADPPIFHRDIKASNILLDSKFVAKVADFGLSRLAPLPDTEGSAPGHVSTVVKGTPGYLDPEYFLTHKLTDKSDVYSLGVVFLELLTGMQPISHGKNLVREVVAANQSGMILSVVDLRMGSVPGECVERFAALGLRCCRDETDARPSMAEVVRELETIWQMTPDTDGVPSESVAMDPTHTPASSSTATGSRMGNEQYDMSTSDVSGSNLLSGVVPSINPR, from the exons ATGTGGGAAGAAGGCCCAAGGCTCAAGATGACGCTGAAGCTGTTCCCAAACAACACCATTCTTTTTAATTCGGGTGAAGTGCAGAGACTGAGATACATGTTCACAGGGTGGCTCATCGCGGACTCGGATATATTTGGGCCCTATGAGCTTATCAACTTCGACCCAGGGTGGTATGAGAAGG TACTGCCGGGTCGTACAAAGAAAAGTCTCAGTACAGGTGCCATTGTTGGTATTGTGATCGCAGCCTTTGCTGCAGCGGCAGTTCTTTCATCACTCATTACTCTCATCATATTGAGAAGGCGTTCAAGACAGTTTTCAAAGAAACGCACCG CGAAAAGGATTCCGATGAAAATTGATGGCGTGAAAGACTTCACTTTCGAAGAATTATCAAACTGTACAAATGATTTCAGTGAGTCGGCACTAATTGGTCAAGGAGGGTATGGAAAAGTATACAGGGGGGTGTTGGCTGATGGAAAAGTAGCAGCAATAAAACGTGCACAAGAGGGATCTCTTCAGGGTTCAAGGGAGTTCTTCACAGAGATAGAGTTGCTGTCCAGGCTGCATCACCGAAACCTCGTCTCTTTGCTTGGCTATTGCGACGAAGAGGATGAGCAG ATGCTGGTGTACGAGTACATGCCAAACGGTACTCTACGTGATCATCTTTCAG CTAAAGCTAGAGAGTCTCCAAGTTTTCCCATGAGGCTACGAATCGCACTGGGATCATCACGGGGCATCCTGTATCTGCACACGGAAGCGGACCCTCCGATATTCCATCGCGACATCAAGGCCAGCAACATTTTACTCGACTCCAAGTTTGTAGCCAAGGTTGCCGATTTCGGCCTGTCGCGCCTTGCTCCGCTGCCGGATACAGAGGGGAGCGCCCCTGGCCACGTGTCCACCGTCGTCAAGGGCACCCCG GGTTATCTTGACCCGGAGTATTTCCTGACACACAAGCTCACGGACAAGAGCGACGTGTACAGCCTGGGCGTGGTGTTCCTGGAGCTGCTGACGGGGATGCAGCCTATTTCTCATGGAAAGAACTTGGTGAGGGAGGTGGTGGCGGCGAACCAGTCGGGGATGATCCTGTCGGTGGTGGATCTGCGGATGGGGTCAGTGCCGGGGGAGTGCGTGGAGCGGTTCGCCGCGCTGGGGCTGCGGTGCTGCCGGGACGAGACGGACGCGCGGCCGTCCATGGCGGAGGTGGTCAGGGAGCTGGAGACCATCTGGCAGATGACGCCCGACACGGACGGCGTGCCCTCGGAGTCGGTGGCCATGGATCCCACCCACACGCCAGCATCGTCGTCGACAGCAACCGGGTCTCGGATGGGCAACGAGCAGTACGACATGTCGACGTCGGACGTGTCCGGCAGCAACCTGCTGAGCGGCGTGGTGCCCAGCATCAACCCTCGCTGA